One Shewanella sp. MR-4 DNA window includes the following coding sequences:
- the ybeD gene encoding DUF493 family protein YbeD: protein MLNTKFDELMEFPCAFPFKVVGDAHEALTDRVVAVVQRHAPGDYSPTVKASSKGSYYSVTIRVTVTSKDHIETLYTELAGIEGVRRVL from the coding sequence ATGTTAAACACGAAATTTGATGAACTCATGGAGTTCCCCTGCGCCTTCCCCTTCAAAGTAGTTGGCGATGCCCACGAAGCCTTGACCGACAGAGTCGTTGCCGTAGTGCAAAGACACGCCCCAGGTGATTATTCACCTACGGTTAAGGCCTCAAGCAAAGGTAGCTACTACTCTGTGACCATCCGCGTCACAGTGACCAGCAAAGATCATATTGAGACACTGTACACTGAGCTTGCCGGTATCGAAGGCGTACGCCGCGTACTATAA
- a CDS encoding DUF808 domain-containing protein, giving the protein MAGASLLTLLDDIASILDDVAVMSKVAAKKTAGVLGDDLALNAQQVTGVSADRELPVVWAVALGSFRNKLILVPAAMLISAFIPWAVTPLLMFGGLFLCFEGFEKLHHSYSHRKDKHAEQAESDLPEISDLAAYEKEKVKGAIRTDFVLSAEIIAITLGIVADKSLTTQFFTLAIIGIVMTIGVYGLVAAIVKMDDAGLYLSQRQGESSFTRFNRKLGFGLLSAAPVLMKSLTIIGTAAMFMVGGGILTHGLHWIGEQIHHAEQFVETIAVVGPVLGLLTPSILNALFGIAAGAVAVLLMTGFQKLRS; this is encoded by the coding sequence ATGGCAGGGGCGAGTTTATTAACCTTACTCGACGATATTGCATCCATTTTGGATGACGTGGCGGTGATGAGTAAGGTCGCGGCCAAGAAAACCGCCGGGGTATTAGGGGACGATTTGGCCTTAAACGCCCAGCAAGTGACAGGCGTGAGTGCCGACCGTGAATTACCCGTGGTCTGGGCGGTCGCCTTAGGTTCGTTTCGCAATAAATTGATTTTAGTGCCGGCGGCCATGTTGATCAGCGCCTTTATTCCTTGGGCTGTGACGCCCTTGTTGATGTTCGGCGGCTTGTTTTTATGTTTTGAAGGCTTTGAGAAATTACACCACAGTTATAGCCATCGCAAAGACAAACATGCAGAGCAGGCCGAATCTGACTTACCCGAGATAAGCGATCTGGCGGCCTATGAGAAGGAAAAAGTGAAGGGCGCAATTCGCACCGACTTTGTGCTGTCGGCAGAAATTATCGCCATCACTTTAGGCATAGTTGCGGATAAGTCGCTGACGACGCAATTTTTTACCCTCGCGATTATTGGTATTGTGATGACCATAGGCGTTTATGGTTTGGTGGCGGCGATTGTCAAAATGGACGATGCGGGTCTGTATCTGAGCCAGCGTCAGGGCGAGTCGAGTTTTACTCGCTTTAATCGTAAGTTGGGCTTTGGCTTACTGAGTGCGGCGCCCGTGTTGATGAAGAGCTTAACCATTATCGGTACTGCCGCCATGTTTATGGTGGGCGGCGGCATTCTAACCCATGGATTACATTGGATCGGCGAGCAAATCCACCATGCCGAGCAATTTGTGGAAACCATTGCCGTTGTCGGCCCAGTGCTTGGGTTACTGACGCCAAGCATTCTTAACGCGCTCTTTGGCATCGCGGCGGGCGCGGTGGCGGTACTGCTGATGACAGGATTCCAAAAGCTGCGTAGCTGA
- a CDS encoding 3'-5' exonuclease, whose protein sequence is MQLMRYCLSPNKLAWLRQELGEHADELIAAMDKAGSQYLAGLAESQAGDLSAADSQLKFQWFQQKIALTTRLTDAELANLVPLSLVDIKGEMRDEMRVELVTPDTLATALQQLSSESVLGFDTETRASFEPGVQHPLSLVQLATSDTCYLFQRAVLGERLAELKPLLENERILKVGIGLRGDGQALKRDWDIQVSPRLDLNWAMAQLGAGKEMGTRQLVAALLHKRIDKPKKITLSNWQQVPLSQAQIQYAALDTLAANLCFWQLIDKLQGFYGKTTVGNKPLLPPSLAARLASYFHPA, encoded by the coding sequence ATGCAATTAATGCGTTATTGCCTTTCTCCCAATAAGTTGGCTTGGCTGCGTCAGGAATTAGGCGAACATGCCGACGAGCTTATCGCGGCGATGGATAAAGCTGGGAGTCAATATCTGGCTGGGTTAGCCGAGTCCCAAGCGGGGGACTTATCGGCAGCCGATTCGCAACTTAAGTTCCAATGGTTTCAGCAAAAAATCGCCTTAACGACGCGATTAACCGATGCCGAGCTGGCAAACCTCGTACCACTGTCGCTGGTGGATATAAAGGGCGAAATGCGGGACGAAATGCGGGTGGAATTAGTCACGCCCGATACGCTTGCCACCGCATTACAACAACTTAGCAGTGAGTCTGTGCTGGGGTTTGATACCGAAACGCGGGCAAGCTTTGAGCCGGGTGTTCAACATCCCTTGAGCTTAGTGCAATTGGCGACCTCAGATACCTGCTATTTATTTCAGCGGGCGGTATTGGGTGAGAGGCTCGCCGAGCTCAAACCTTTGCTCGAAAATGAGCGGATCCTCAAAGTGGGGATTGGATTAAGGGGCGATGGCCAAGCACTGAAACGGGATTGGGATATTCAGGTCTCCCCTCGACTCGATTTGAATTGGGCGATGGCGCAGCTCGGCGCTGGGAAGGAAATGGGGACGCGGCAATTGGTGGCGGCATTACTGCATAAACGTATCGATAAACCTAAAAAAATTACCCTCTCGAATTGGCAACAGGTGCCTTTATCCCAAGCGCAAATTCAGTACGCCGCCCTCGATACATTGGCGGCAAACCTCTGTTTTTGGCAGTTAATCGACAAGCTGCAAGGTTTTTATGGCAAAACGACCGTCGGTAATAAACCCTTATTGCCGCCGAGTTTAGCCGCACGACTCGCGAGCTATTTTCATCCAGCTTAA
- the dpsA gene encoding DNA starvation/stationary phase protection protein DpsA encodes MINIGINQSHREEIAAGLNQLLADSYSLYLKTHSFHWNVTGPMFTSLHLLFEQQYTELALAVDLIAERVRALGARALGSYSAYAKLTEIREDQGVTKAETMIRELLSDQEVVIRNARALYPLVSQANDEATADLLTQRIQLHEKNAWMLRSLLSE; translated from the coding sequence ATGATTAACATCGGCATCAACCAGAGTCACAGAGAAGAAATCGCTGCTGGGTTAAATCAGTTATTGGCCGACAGCTACAGCCTTTACCTTAAGACCCACAGCTTCCACTGGAACGTCACAGGCCCCATGTTCACGAGCTTGCATTTATTGTTTGAACAGCAATATACCGAGCTTGCCTTAGCGGTCGATTTAATCGCCGAGCGAGTTCGCGCATTAGGCGCAAGAGCCTTAGGATCCTATTCGGCCTATGCCAAGTTGACTGAAATCCGTGAAGATCAAGGTGTCACAAAAGCCGAGACCATGATCCGTGAACTGTTAAGTGACCAAGAAGTGGTGATTAGAAACGCTCGAGCGCTCTATCCCTTGGTTAGCCAAGCCAACGATGAAGCAACGGCAGATTTACTCACCCAGCGCATTCAACTCCATGAGAAAAATGCGTGGATGTTACGTAGCTTATTAAGCGAATAA
- the rimI gene encoding ribosomal protein S18-alanine N-acetyltransferase: MQIVLLTPTDVSQMTRIEASAHSHPMSENNLADCFGHLYRVIGLMKNDGELLGFAIVQQIVDEATLLDICLSPQQQGRGYGHLLLMAVIDGAKAAKAVVLMLEVRESNLAARALYQKRGFVETGRRKGYYPLADGKEDAILMDLALSETA, from the coding sequence TTGCAAATTGTGCTCCTGACACCAACGGATGTGAGCCAAATGACGCGCATTGAGGCGAGTGCCCATTCCCATCCTATGAGTGAGAATAATCTTGCCGACTGTTTTGGCCACTTGTACCGCGTTATTGGGTTAATGAAAAACGATGGCGAGTTGCTCGGTTTTGCGATTGTGCAGCAGATTGTCGATGAGGCAACGCTGCTAGATATTTGTTTGTCGCCACAGCAGCAAGGGCGAGGATATGGGCATCTGCTACTCATGGCGGTTATCGACGGCGCTAAGGCTGCCAAGGCCGTGGTGCTGATGCTGGAGGTTCGCGAATCAAACCTTGCGGCGCGCGCGCTCTATCAGAAGCGGGGCTTTGTCGAAACCGGGCGTCGCAAAGGCTATTACCCTTTGGCTGATGGCAAAGAAGATGCAATTTTGATGGATTTAGCCTTAAGCGAAACGGCTTAA
- the rpiA gene encoding ribose-5-phosphate isomerase RpiA, giving the protein MTQDEMKKAAGWAALKYVEKDSIVGVGTGSTVNHFIDALATMKADIEGAVSSSEASTQKMKALGIPVYDLNSVDKLSVYVDGADEINGHMDMIKGGGAALTREKIVAAVAEKFVCIVDNTKQVDILGEFPLPVEVIPMARSYVARELVKLGGDPVYREGVVTDNGNVILDVYNLKIINPKELEEKINAIVGVVTNGLFAKRGADVLLVGTPEGVKTFTA; this is encoded by the coding sequence ATGACTCAAGATGAAATGAAAAAAGCCGCTGGCTGGGCTGCTCTCAAATACGTTGAGAAAGACAGCATTGTGGGTGTAGGCACTGGCTCAACCGTCAATCACTTTATCGATGCCCTCGCCACCATGAAGGCCGATATTGAAGGTGCGGTATCAAGCTCAGAAGCCTCAACCCAAAAAATGAAAGCCCTTGGCATCCCAGTTTATGACTTAAACAGCGTCGATAAATTATCTGTGTATGTCGATGGTGCCGATGAAATCAACGGCCATATGGACATGATCAAAGGCGGCGGCGCGGCATTAACCCGCGAGAAAATCGTTGCGGCTGTGGCTGAAAAGTTTGTCTGTATCGTGGATAACACTAAACAAGTGGATATTTTGGGTGAATTCCCACTGCCCGTTGAAGTGATCCCAATGGCGCGTTCTTACGTGGCCCGTGAACTCGTCAAACTCGGCGGCGACCCAGTGTACCGTGAAGGCGTTGTGACTGATAACGGCAACGTAATCCTCGACGTTTACAACCTTAAGATCATCAATCCTAAGGAATTAGAAGAGAAGATCAACGCCATCGTCGGCGTAGTGACTAACGGTTTGTTCGCGAAACGCGGCGCCGATGTGTTACTGGTTGGCACCCCTGAAGGCGTGAAAACCTTTACCGCTTAA
- a CDS encoding DNA polymerase III subunit psi, translating into MNKSAYLAAMEITPWQLRDTKVRPYQVVWDADEMTPAAEPLLETVLGLIGISKDDCEFNTEPHKGKTIVWDLRRHRVRPRVAWLVSDPLADLLSRSEAKRALWTQICQWREQQLTA; encoded by the coding sequence ATGAATAAATCAGCCTATTTAGCCGCAATGGAGATTACTCCCTGGCAGCTTCGTGATACTAAAGTGCGACCTTATCAAGTGGTTTGGGATGCAGATGAGATGACGCCCGCCGCCGAGCCTTTACTCGAAACCGTGCTGGGATTAATCGGTATCAGTAAGGACGACTGTGAGTTCAACACTGAGCCACATAAGGGCAAAACCATCGTCTGGGATTTACGCCGCCACAGGGTTAGGCCCAGAGTGGCTTGGTTAGTGTCGGATCCCTTAGCGGACTTACTGTCTCGCAGTGAGGCAAAGCGTGCCTTGTGGACGCAGATTTGCCAGTGGCGTGAACAGCAATTAACGGCCTAA
- a CDS encoding DUF1624 domain-containing protein, producing the protein MNSNAIVTPAASPETLQLQGRQRINSIDMMRGLVMLIMLLDHVRERFFLHMQVSDPMDLTTTNWALFVSRFAAHFCAPVFVFLTGVSAWLYANRGYGEPRSAREFLIKRGLFLIALEVLVINFSWMGNYHTLWLQVIWVIGLSMLALAALIKLPRPWMALLGLLIVFGHNLLSPIHFTPDEWGYSLWTILHDRGYLIAEGELKLKISYPALPWIGVILLGYVAGPVFGRGGDAWQRQQKLILLGLGCALLFGLLRGFNLYGETLPWQFGDTLGQTLMSVFNLTKYPPSLSFLLVTLGGMFYGLVVFERYFATGRVLGWMGQRLAVFGSVPMFFYILHLYVLLLLYSLAKWVFGANHGELFGVAHMGWVWLISLVLIPLLYYPVRWFSRYKGLSQQAWLKYL; encoded by the coding sequence ATGAATTCTAATGCCATTGTGACACCCGCCGCTTCGCCTGAGACGCTTCAGCTGCAAGGGCGTCAGCGGATCAATAGCATCGACATGATGCGCGGCTTAGTGATGTTGATTATGTTGCTCGACCATGTGCGGGAGCGGTTTTTCCTGCATATGCAGGTGAGCGACCCAATGGATTTAACCACAACCAACTGGGCGCTGTTTGTCAGCCGTTTTGCAGCGCACTTTTGTGCGCCAGTCTTCGTCTTTTTAACTGGGGTTTCTGCCTGGCTTTATGCCAATCGTGGCTATGGCGAACCGCGCTCTGCGCGCGAGTTTTTAATCAAGCGCGGATTATTCTTAATCGCCCTCGAGGTGCTGGTGATAAATTTCTCATGGATGGGCAATTATCACACCCTGTGGTTGCAGGTTATTTGGGTGATAGGACTGAGCATGTTGGCCCTTGCGGCACTTATCAAGCTCCCAAGGCCGTGGATGGCATTACTCGGGCTATTGATTGTCTTTGGCCATAACCTATTGTCACCTATCCATTTTACGCCAGACGAGTGGGGTTATAGTCTGTGGACGATATTACATGACCGAGGTTATTTGATTGCCGAGGGCGAGCTTAAGCTGAAGATCAGTTACCCAGCGCTACCTTGGATTGGCGTGATTTTATTGGGCTATGTAGCAGGCCCCGTCTTTGGCCGAGGGGGAGATGCGTGGCAGCGTCAGCAAAAATTAATACTGTTAGGGCTTGGCTGCGCTCTGCTGTTTGGCTTGCTGCGTGGATTCAATCTCTACGGCGAGACACTGCCTTGGCAGTTTGGCGATACCTTAGGTCAAACCTTAATGTCGGTATTTAATCTAACTAAGTATCCGCCATCACTGAGTTTTTTGTTGGTGACCTTGGGCGGAATGTTCTATGGCTTAGTGGTGTTTGAGCGCTATTTTGCGACAGGCAGAGTATTAGGTTGGATGGGGCAGAGGTTAGCAGTGTTTGGTTCGGTGCCTATGTTCTTCTATATCTTGCACTTATATGTGCTGCTGTTGCTGTATTCGCTGGCTAAATGGGTATTTGGCGCAAACCATGGCGAGCTGTTTGGCGTAGCGCATATGGGGTGGGTATGGCTGATAAGCCTAGTCTTGATCCCTTTGCTCTATTATCCCGTGCGCTGGTTTAGCCGTTACAAAGGACTGAGTCAGCAGGCTTGGCTTAAGTATCTCTAA
- the lipB gene encoding lipoyl(octanoyl) transferase LipB — translation MQDTTLHIRHLGQQDYESVWHAMQHYTDTRNSDSPDELWIVEHPPVFTQGQAGKSEHILNPGDIPVIQVDRGGQVTYHGPGQLVVYPLLDIKRSKIGVRQLVTHIEQSIIDMLAKYDINAYAKADAPGVYVDERKVASLGLRIRKGCSFHGLALNVDMDLAPFRRINPCGYAGLEMVQCKELGGPQTVIEAGDQLIITLSQLLGYQQLVHHQGLAAS, via the coding sequence TTGCAAGACACCACTTTGCATATTCGGCATCTGGGACAACAGGATTACGAGTCTGTGTGGCATGCGATGCAGCATTACACCGACACACGTAACAGCGATAGCCCAGACGAACTGTGGATCGTTGAACATCCACCCGTATTTACCCAAGGCCAAGCAGGTAAAAGCGAACATATTTTGAATCCGGGTGATATTCCCGTGATCCAAGTGGATCGTGGCGGCCAAGTGACGTACCACGGGCCGGGACAATTAGTTGTCTACCCTCTCCTCGATATTAAACGCAGCAAGATTGGCGTCCGTCAGCTCGTGACCCATATCGAGCAAAGCATTATCGATATGCTCGCCAAATATGATATCAATGCCTACGCCAAGGCCGATGCGCCGGGCGTGTATGTGGATGAGCGCAAAGTCGCCTCTTTAGGGCTTCGCATTCGTAAAGGCTGCTCCTTCCACGGCTTAGCACTGAATGTCGATATGGATCTGGCGCCGTTTCGCCGTATTAACCCCTGCGGTTATGCCGGCCTTGAAATGGTGCAATGCAAGGAACTGGGCGGCCCACAAACCGTGATAGAAGCAGGCGACCAACTCATTATTACCCTTAGCCAACTATTGGGCTACCAACAACTAGTTCATCATCAAGGATTAGCAGCGTCATGA
- the lipA gene encoding lipoyl synthase: MNRPERLQPGVKLRDADKVSRIPVKIVPSERETMLRKPDWLRVKLPASNQRILEIKQALRSNGLHSVCEEASCPNLAECFNHGTATFMILGAICTRRCPFCDVAHGRPLKPDAEEPVKLAQTIRDMKLKYVVITSVDRDDLRDGGAQHFADCIREIRKLNPEIKIEILVPDFRGRIDAALDILSTEPPDVFNHNLETAPMHYRKARPGANYQWSLDLLKRFKERHPNVPTKSGLMMGLGETNEEIAQVLRDLREHKVEMLTLGQYLQPSKFHLPVERYVSPAEFDELKVLADELGFTHAACGPLVRSSYHADLQAQGKEVK, encoded by the coding sequence ATGAATAGGCCTGAACGTTTACAACCCGGAGTCAAATTAAGAGATGCCGATAAGGTCTCGCGCATTCCGGTTAAAATCGTGCCCTCTGAGCGCGAAACCATGTTACGCAAACCCGATTGGTTAAGGGTCAAACTGCCCGCTTCTAACCAACGCATTCTCGAGATCAAGCAAGCATTGCGTTCGAACGGTCTGCACTCGGTCTGTGAAGAAGCTTCTTGCCCTAACTTGGCAGAATGCTTTAACCACGGCACTGCGACCTTTATGATTTTGGGCGCAATTTGTACTCGCCGCTGCCCATTCTGCGACGTAGCCCATGGTCGTCCACTCAAGCCTGATGCGGAAGAACCAGTCAAACTGGCACAAACCATTCGTGATATGAAGCTGAAATACGTGGTTATCACCTCGGTTGACCGCGATGACCTGCGTGATGGCGGTGCCCAGCACTTTGCCGACTGTATCCGTGAGATCCGTAAGCTCAATCCTGAAATTAAGATTGAGATCTTAGTGCCCGATTTCCGTGGTCGTATCGACGCTGCCCTCGACATTCTGTCGACCGAGCCGCCTGATGTGTTCAACCACAACCTCGAAACTGCGCCTATGCATTACCGCAAAGCGCGTCCGGGTGCGAACTATCAATGGTCACTCGACCTACTGAAGCGCTTTAAAGAGCGTCACCCCAATGTGCCGACAAAATCGGGACTGATGATGGGTCTAGGTGAAACCAACGAAGAAATCGCACAAGTGCTGCGTGACCTACGTGAGCACAAGGTCGAAATGTTGACCTTAGGTCAATATCTGCAACCGTCTAAGTTCCACCTACCGGTTGAGCGTTACGTGTCGCCAGCCGAGTTCGATGAGCTTAAAGTCCTTGCCGATGAGCTTGGCTTTACTCACGCCGCCTGTGGTCCATTAGTGCGTTCAAGCTACCATGCAGACCTGCAAGCTCAAGGTAAAGAAGTGAAGTAA
- a CDS encoding TonB-dependent siderophore receptor → MLFIFGVKMAVYVSHKRSALVLGVALLALDASVPLLAAEAVPTDTAGLNDDDIERLSIHYRQAYRGNVPATELPQAITVLDEQLIKDTGLTRFQDLLDYSASVARQNNGGGLWDSFSLRGFPGNENMPSGYLINGFNGGRGFSGHRDLSNVAYVEILKGPGSALYGRSEPGGTVNIVTKKPQYEAQGYLKASAGSFDQYRLEGDFTSGLTDTLAFRINGAWQEHDSFRDYVFSDKKIVTPSLRWQLSDKSSLLYEVEYLKQEQLFDRGVVVLNNDFNTVPRSRYLGEPNDGPTKVDATGHQLTYEYELNEDWSLTAGYNYRDSSLNGYSSDAELAKGRQSLYDDGRTLTRQHRYRDYASEDHSVRAELSGQFDTGSIRHNLLLGTDAYHYRLKTGLYRYRGQKGAYAIDIFTPQYGAAQPEVSLLYENRETQDAWGAYLQDQLELTEHWKLHLGLRFDRYSQEIAEQVNASLSDQSDNRVSPKVGLVYQWSEALSVYGSYSEGFLPLSGTDYAGNPFEPEESKSVELGVKFNSTWFELPVNGSLAWFDAQKSNILTSDPVNVGFSATLGEAKSTGIELDIAAELTESLQATLSYAYLNTRTANDSLNLDWGVLIPAGSPLVNVPKHTGSIILKQDLNDLSIDGHLGLSWRYVDSRLGDSADPSFQLPSYQLLGMFFTTRLGENLSLALNVDNLLDEHYIASSYSALWAVPGEPRNVKVSVSYEF, encoded by the coding sequence ATGCTGTTTATTTTTGGAGTGAAAATGGCTGTTTATGTGAGCCACAAGCGCTCGGCATTAGTGCTGGGCGTGGCGTTATTGGCGTTGGATGCGAGTGTTCCCCTATTGGCCGCCGAGGCTGTGCCAACTGATACCGCCGGACTTAATGACGACGATATCGAGCGTTTAAGCATTCATTATCGTCAGGCCTACCGCGGCAATGTGCCGGCGACTGAGTTACCCCAAGCGATTACTGTGCTGGATGAGCAACTGATTAAAGATACTGGGCTGACGCGTTTTCAAGACTTATTGGATTACTCCGCCAGTGTCGCGCGGCAAAACAACGGTGGTGGGCTGTGGGATAGTTTTTCGTTACGGGGCTTTCCTGGGAATGAAAACATGCCATCGGGCTATTTAATCAATGGTTTTAATGGTGGCCGAGGATTCAGTGGTCATAGAGATCTATCGAACGTGGCCTATGTGGAAATCCTCAAAGGCCCGGGTTCGGCGCTTTATGGACGCTCGGAGCCGGGTGGCACAGTGAATATTGTGACTAAAAAGCCGCAGTACGAGGCGCAAGGCTATTTAAAAGCGTCTGCGGGGAGTTTCGATCAATATCGGTTGGAAGGGGATTTTACCTCGGGGCTGACCGATACCTTGGCCTTTAGGATCAATGGCGCTTGGCAGGAGCATGACAGTTTTCGCGATTACGTGTTTAGCGATAAAAAGATCGTCACGCCATCGCTGCGCTGGCAACTGTCCGATAAGTCATCGCTCCTGTATGAGGTTGAATATCTTAAGCAAGAACAGTTATTTGACCGTGGTGTAGTGGTACTCAATAACGACTTTAATACCGTGCCCCGTTCGCGTTACTTGGGCGAGCCCAACGATGGGCCAACTAAAGTGGATGCGACTGGGCATCAACTTACCTATGAGTATGAATTAAATGAGGATTGGTCGCTTACCGCGGGTTATAACTATCGCGATTCGAGTCTGAATGGCTACTCATCGGATGCAGAATTAGCAAAGGGACGTCAATCCTTATATGACGATGGCCGTACTCTGACGCGGCAACATCGCTATCGAGATTACGCCTCAGAGGATCATTCAGTACGTGCCGAACTCAGTGGCCAGTTTGATACCGGCAGCATAAGACACAATCTGCTGCTCGGGACGGATGCCTATCATTATCGACTAAAAACGGGACTCTACCGTTATCGAGGCCAGAAGGGCGCCTATGCCATCGATATTTTTACCCCCCAATATGGCGCGGCTCAGCCAGAGGTCAGTCTGCTGTATGAAAACCGAGAGACTCAAGATGCCTGGGGCGCCTATTTACAGGATCAATTGGAGTTAACCGAGCACTGGAAACTGCATTTAGGGTTAAGGTTTGACCGTTATTCCCAAGAAATCGCAGAGCAGGTCAACGCGAGTCTGTCGGATCAAAGCGATAACAGAGTCAGTCCGAAAGTCGGATTAGTGTATCAATGGTCTGAGGCCTTAAGTGTTTACGGCTCCTATTCGGAAGGATTCTTACCGCTTTCAGGCACTGATTATGCGGGTAATCCCTTCGAGCCAGAGGAGAGCAAATCCGTCGAGTTAGGGGTTAAGTTCAACAGCACTTGGTTTGAGCTACCCGTCAATGGCAGTTTGGCTTGGTTTGATGCGCAAAAGAGCAATATCTTGACCTCAGATCCCGTCAATGTCGGCTTTTCGGCGACCCTTGGTGAAGCCAAGAGCACGGGGATTGAATTGGATATCGCGGCTGAATTGACCGAGAGCTTACAAGCGACCTTGTCCTATGCCTACCTGAATACCCGCACGGCGAACGACAGTCTGAATCTAGATTGGGGCGTGTTAATTCCGGCGGGAAGTCCGCTGGTCAATGTGCCAAAACACACGGGCAGTATCATTCTCAAACAGGACTTAAATGATCTATCTATCGACGGTCATTTAGGGCTGAGTTGGCGTTATGTGGACTCTCGCTTGGGCGATTCGGCCGATCCGAGTTTTCAATTACCGAGTTATCAGTTGCTTGGAATGTTCTTCACTACTCGGCTTGGCGAAAACCTAAGTCTTGCGCTCAATGTCGATAACCTGCTGGATGAGCATTATATCGCCAGCAGTTATTCGGCGCTGTGGGCCGTGCCGGGTGAGCCACGTAACGTTAAAGTGAGTGTTAGCTATGAATTCTAA
- a CDS encoding class I SAM-dependent rRNA methyltransferase produces the protein MAVRIKLKPGREKSLERRHPWVFSNGIHNVKGKLEAGDTVDVVAHDGHWLGRGAWSPESQIQVRIWTFDREEEIDREFFKRRILRAQAGRDDLIREQGLTGYRLIAAESDGLPGITIDKYANVLVCQLLSMGADVWRDTIVDVLAELYPDCAIYERSDVDSRKKEGLASTMGLLHGTLPEMPVIIEENGIKIAVDVTKGHKTGFYLDQRDNRAMAARFVKGKSVLNCFCYTGTFGLYAAKAGAASIENVDVSALALDTARLNMRVNGLNDDNVHYNEADVFKLLRQYRDEGKTFDVIVLDPPKFADNKSQLNGACRGYKDINMIALQLLNPGGVLLTFSCSGLMPADLFQKIVADAALDAKREIQFIERLSQASDHPIGSAFPEGFYLKGLVARVW, from the coding sequence ATGGCAGTCAGAATCAAACTTAAACCCGGTCGCGAAAAGTCCCTTGAGCGTCGTCATCCTTGGGTTTTTTCCAACGGGATCCACAACGTTAAAGGTAAACTCGAAGCGGGCGATACCGTCGATGTGGTTGCCCATGATGGTCATTGGTTGGGCCGTGGTGCTTGGTCTCCTGAGTCTCAAATCCAAGTGCGGATTTGGACTTTCGATCGCGAAGAAGAAATTGACCGTGAGTTTTTTAAGCGCCGTATTCTGCGCGCCCAAGCGGGACGCGACGATCTGATTCGTGAGCAAGGCTTAACCGGTTACCGCTTAATTGCCGCCGAGTCCGATGGTCTGCCCGGTATCACCATTGATAAATACGCTAATGTGTTGGTCTGCCAATTGCTGAGCATGGGCGCCGATGTATGGCGTGACACTATTGTCGATGTGCTCGCCGAGCTGTATCCCGATTGCGCGATTTACGAGCGCTCAGATGTCGATTCCCGTAAGAAAGAAGGCTTAGCCTCTACCATGGGACTGCTCCATGGCACGCTGCCTGAAATGCCCGTCATTATTGAAGAAAACGGTATCAAGATTGCCGTCGATGTGACTAAGGGTCATAAGACTGGTTTCTACCTCGACCAGCGCGACAACCGTGCCATGGCCGCGCGGTTTGTGAAGGGCAAATCGGTGCTGAACTGTTTTTGCTACACGGGCACCTTTGGCCTGTATGCCGCTAAGGCGGGCGCCGCCAGCATTGAAAACGTCGACGTGTCGGCACTTGCCCTCGATACCGCGCGTTTGAACATGCGAGTCAATGGCTTAAATGATGATAATGTGCATTACAACGAAGCCGATGTGTTTAAGCTGTTACGTCAGTACCGCGATGAGGGTAAAACCTTCGATGTGATCGTGCTCGACCCGCCAAAGTTTGCCGACAATAAGTCGCAGCTCAATGGCGCCTGTCGTGGCTATAAAGATATCAATATGATTGCGCTACAATTATTAAATCCGGGCGGGGTGCTGTTGACCTTCTCTTGCTCGGGATTGATGCCTGCGGATCTGTTCCAAAAAATCGTTGCCGATGCGGCACTGGATGCTAAGCGTGAGATCCAATTTATCGAGCGTTTAAGTCAGGCGAGTGATCACCCGATTGGTAGTGCCTTCCCTGAAGGTTTTTACCTCAAGGGCTTAGTAGCTCGAGTGTGGTAA